The stretch of DNA GGCCCGGAGCAGAGCAGCCGGAGCCACGTCCTCCAGGGGCAGGCCACGGCGGGCGGCGATCTCCTCGGGGCGGACGAGGCCCTTCAGAGCAGCCACGGTGGCGTGCACGATGTTGATCGCGTTGTCCGAGCCGAGCGACTTCGACAGGATGTCGTGAACGCCGGCGCACTCCAGGACGGCACGCACCGGGCCACCGGCGATAACACCGGTACCGGGGGACGCCGGCTTCAGGAGCACGACGCCGGCGGCCTTCTCGCCCTGGATCGGGTGCGGGATGGTGCCCTGGATACGGGGGACCTTGAAGAAGTTCTTCTTGGCCTCCTCAACACCCTTGGCGATGGCGGCCGGAACCTCCTTCGCCTTCCCGTAGCCGACACCTACGGTGCCGTCGGCGTCGCCCACCACGACCAGCGCGGTGAAGCTGAAACGACGACCACCCTTGACAACCTTGGCGACACGGTTGATCGCGACCACGCGCTCAACGTAAGCGGTCTTCTCGACGGCGGGAGCGTTGCCCCGGTCGTCACGCTTACGGTCACGCCGCTCGCCACCGCCGGTGCCGCCGCCGGCGCCGCTACCGCGGCGCTGGGGTCCAGCCATTGGAATTACCTCTCTCGATTACGTCCGTCGACTGAGCCGACGAGCGGCTTAGAAGTCGAGCCCGGCCTCACGAGCAGCGTCCGCCAGGGCGGCGATGCGCCCCGCGTAACGGTTGCCCGCGCGGTCGAAGACGACCGTCTCGATGCCGGCGGCCTTGGCGCGCTCGGCGACGAGGGCCCCGACCTTCTTGGCCAGCTCGGTCTTGTCGCCCTCGTTGCCCTTGACGGACACGTCGAGGGTGGACGCCGACGCGAGGGTGTGACCCTTGGCGTCGTCGATGACCTGGGCGAAGATGTGGCGGTTGGAGCGGGTCACGACCATGCGAGGACGAACCTCGGTGCCGGTGACGCGCTTGCGCACACGGATCGCGCGACGCTTGCGGGCAGCGTTCTTGTAGCCGT from Kitasatospora sp. MMS16-BH015 encodes:
- the rpsE gene encoding 30S ribosomal protein S5 → MAGPQRRGSGAGGGTGGGERRDRKRDDRGNAPAVEKTAYVERVVAINRVAKVVKGGRRFSFTALVVVGDADGTVGVGYGKAKEVPAAIAKGVEEAKKNFFKVPRIQGTIPHPIQGEKAAGVVLLKPASPGTGVIAGGPVRAVLECAGVHDILSKSLGSDNAINIVHATVAALKGLVRPEEIAARRGLPLEDVAPAALLRARAAGVSA
- the rplR gene encoding 50S ribosomal protein L18; the protein is MSLSVKIGKGNGYKNAARKRRAIRVRKRVTGTEVRPRMVVTRSNRHIFAQVIDDAKGHTLASASTLDVSVKGNEGDKTELAKKVGALVAERAKAAGIETVVFDRAGNRYAGRIAALADAAREAGLDF